Proteins encoded within one genomic window of Halodesulfurarchaeum formicicum:
- the gcvPB gene encoding aminomethyl-transferring glycine dehydrogenase subunit GcvPB, which produces MRHYDQARFHDDEGPEYEPLLSEKFGTEQAVEDTPLPDELTRDSLELPAPAEPELSRHYVRLSQQNYAIETGPYPLGSCTMKFNPPFTEDVAADPNGMVHPDRPGETIQGNLELLYTLQEYLAEIGGMDAVTLQPPAGAAGEFTGNRIAAAYHEANGEGHRSEVVVPDTAHGTNPASAAMAGYDVVEIPSGEDGRVDLDALEAAVGDDTALFMLTNPNTLGLFERDIEDIAEIVHEAGGLVYYDGANLNALLGRARPGDMGYDIMHYNVHKTFATPHGGGGPGAGPVGVVDELTEFLPTPQVREQDGGEGYELFEPAQTIGKVHNYQGNWLVLIKAMAYIARLGDEGLCATSANAVLNANYLATQIDLDIPFEPFHHEFVASAGDLDASDMAKRMLDFGVHPPTTKWPEIVSQALMTEPTEGESKETLDLLAEAFKAAKRSDEEALSSAPHRTTARRIDQADAARNPRLSWQALDEN; this is translated from the coding sequence ATGCGACACTACGATCAGGCCCGCTTCCACGACGACGAGGGCCCGGAGTACGAACCGCTGCTCTCCGAGAAGTTCGGAACCGAGCAGGCCGTCGAGGACACTCCGTTGCCCGACGAGCTGACACGGGACTCACTGGAACTTCCGGCCCCAGCCGAGCCGGAACTCTCCCGGCACTACGTCCGGCTCTCCCAGCAGAACTACGCCATCGAGACGGGACCCTACCCGCTTGGCTCCTGTACGATGAAGTTCAACCCGCCGTTCACCGAGGACGTGGCGGCGGACCCCAACGGGATGGTCCACCCCGACAGACCCGGGGAGACCATCCAGGGGAACCTGGAACTGCTCTACACCCTCCAGGAGTACCTCGCGGAGATCGGCGGCATGGATGCCGTGACCCTCCAGCCGCCCGCCGGGGCCGCTGGGGAGTTCACCGGCAACCGCATCGCCGCCGCCTACCACGAGGCAAACGGCGAGGGTCACCGAAGCGAGGTCGTCGTTCCGGACACGGCTCACGGAACGAACCCCGCGAGCGCCGCGATGGCCGGCTACGACGTGGTCGAGATTCCGAGCGGCGAGGATGGCCGGGTCGACCTCGACGCGCTGGAGGCTGCAGTCGGGGACGACACCGCGCTGTTCATGCTCACGAACCCCAACACCCTGGGGCTGTTCGAGCGTGACATCGAGGACATCGCCGAAATCGTCCACGAGGCCGGCGGCCTGGTCTACTACGACGGGGCGAACCTCAACGCGCTCCTCGGCCGGGCCCGACCGGGCGACATGGGCTATGACATCATGCACTACAACGTGCACAAGACCTTCGCCACGCCACACGGTGGCGGCGGTCCGGGGGCCGGCCCCGTGGGTGTCGTCGACGAACTCACCGAGTTCCTCCCGACCCCACAGGTTCGCGAGCAGGACGGCGGCGAGGGCTACGAACTGTTCGAGCCGGCACAGACTATCGGCAAAGTTCACAACTACCAGGGGAACTGGCTGGTCCTGATCAAGGCCATGGCCTACATCGCCCGCCTGGGCGACGAGGGGCTGTGCGCGACGAGCGCGAACGCCGTGCTCAACGCCAACTACCTGGCGACTCAGATCGACCTGGACATTCCCTTCGAGCCGTTCCACCACGAGTTCGTGGCCAGTGCCGGCGACCTGGACGCCTCGGACATGGCAAAGCGGATGCTTGACTTCGGCGTCCACCCACCGACGACAAAGTGGCCGGAGATCGTCTCGCAGGCCCTGATGACCGAACCGACCGAGGGCGAGAGTAAAGAGACACTCGACCTCCTCGCGGAGGCGTTCAAGGCGGCGAAGCGTTCCGACGAGGAGGCACTCTCGAGTGCACCCCATCGGACGACGGCCCGCCGGATCGACCAGGCGGACGCCGCACGCAACCCGCGGCTCTCCTGGCAGGCCCTCGACGAGAACTAG
- the gcvH gene encoding glycine cleavage system protein GcvH, whose protein sequence is MSFDIPENLYYTESHEWVDPETGKIGITDYAQDELGDIVFVEFPGVGDHLETDDELGVVESIKAVSDIYAPVSGEVTAVNEALEGEPELLNDDPYGEGWLVELDLDSTDEVESLLTPEEYESQL, encoded by the coding sequence ATGAGCTTTGACATACCCGAGAACCTGTACTACACCGAATCGCACGAGTGGGTCGACCCCGAGACCGGCAAGATCGGGATCACCGATTACGCCCAGGACGAACTTGGCGACATCGTCTTCGTCGAGTTCCCCGGCGTCGGTGATCACCTCGAGACCGACGACGAACTCGGCGTCGTAGAGAGTATCAAGGCCGTCTCCGACATTTACGCGCCGGTCAGCGGCGAGGTAACCGCCGTCAACGAGGCCCTCGAAGGGGAGCCAGAACTCCTCAACGACGATCCGTACGGTGAGGGCTGGCTCGTCGAGCTCGATCTCGACTCCACAGACGAGGTCGAATCGCTTCTGACACCCGAAGAATACGAGTCCCAGCTGTAA
- a CDS encoding winged helix-turn-helix transcriptional regulator, which translates to MSERGIAVACEGEDWCPIQATAILFCKKWHPVVVHRLLVHGPLGFNALQAEAGGISSKVLSDTLDELETYGIVERNVVSEKPVRVEYAPTDRGAALEPMLQAMREWGEEHLLEPADADDPVEP; encoded by the coding sequence ATGAGCGAGCGCGGGATTGCCGTCGCGTGTGAGGGCGAGGACTGGTGTCCGATCCAGGCGACTGCCATTCTCTTCTGCAAGAAGTGGCACCCGGTCGTCGTGCATCGACTACTGGTCCACGGCCCGCTGGGATTCAACGCGCTCCAGGCCGAGGCCGGCGGGATCTCGAGCAAGGTACTCTCCGATACCCTCGATGAACTAGAGACCTACGGGATCGTCGAGCGAAACGTCGTCTCGGAGAAACCCGTCCGGGTCGAGTACGCACCGACCGACCGCGGAGCGGCACTCGAACCGATGTTGCAAGCGATGCGTGAGTGGGGCGAAGAACACCTTCTAGAGCCCGCCGATGCGGACGACCCGGTGGAGCCCTAG
- a CDS encoding DUF7838 family putative zinc beta-ribbon protein, with protein MEIEHYCPECGEERSFSLMASNQMHLGKKTKWWCEECGYEMVLIGEDVDTASAQA; from the coding sequence ATGGAGATCGAACACTACTGTCCGGAGTGTGGCGAAGAGCGGTCGTTCTCGCTCATGGCGAGCAACCAGATGCACCTCGGCAAGAAGACGAAGTGGTGGTGTGAGGAGTGTGGCTACGAGATGGTCCTGATCGGCGAAGACGTCGACACCGCGAGCGCCCAGGCCTGA
- the gcvPA gene encoding aminomethyl-transferring glycine dehydrogenase subunit GcvPA: MSGSPYAPNTETDTSEMLDAVGVSDVEELFDIPEPVRFDGEFDIESRSEPAVLNMVSDMLGNNDDMTEFLGRGYYDHYVPSVVDRLSLRSEFLTSYTQYQPEVTQGFLQALFEYQSILVELTGLPVANASMYDAASGLAEAALLASRIRDADGTDVLVPEYVREERVSVLENYVAGHDIHVKRVGTADGTLDIDALTAAVDEDTLMVYAESPTTRGTIEEHLAEIGEIAHENDAMFTVASDPVAMSILEAPGDLGADVVVGDAVLGMPNAYGMGLGIFATRDDYLRHVPGRLIGIGEDQDGKRAFTLTLQTREQHIRRERATSNICTNQAWVALRTAIHAASLGPDGLVDLAEQMVELPRDLAAQLDALPGIEAPIHDRHHFREFVARTEAPASEIVAALEDEGFAVQAVDDHELQFTVTETNEHAVDDLIAAVEEVVA; encoded by the coding sequence ATGTCAGGAAGTCCGTACGCGCCAAATACCGAGACGGACACGTCGGAGATGCTGGACGCGGTCGGGGTATCAGACGTCGAGGAGCTGTTCGACATTCCGGAGCCGGTCCGGTTCGACGGTGAGTTCGACATCGAGTCCCGGTCCGAGCCGGCGGTCCTCAATATGGTCTCGGACATGCTCGGGAACAACGACGACATGACCGAGTTCCTCGGTCGTGGGTACTACGATCACTACGTCCCCTCGGTCGTCGACCGCCTCAGCCTGCGCTCGGAGTTTCTGACCTCCTACACGCAGTACCAGCCGGAGGTCACCCAGGGCTTCCTGCAGGCACTCTTCGAGTACCAGTCGATCCTCGTGGAACTCACGGGGCTCCCGGTCGCGAACGCCTCGATGTACGACGCCGCGAGTGGATTGGCCGAGGCTGCCCTGCTGGCCTCCCGCATCCGGGACGCCGACGGGACCGACGTGCTGGTCCCCGAGTACGTCCGCGAAGAGCGGGTTTCGGTCCTGGAGAACTACGTCGCCGGTCACGACATCCACGTGAAGCGAGTCGGGACCGCAGACGGCACCCTGGACATCGATGCGCTTACTGCGGCCGTCGACGAGGACACCCTGATGGTCTACGCGGAGTCCCCGACCACCCGCGGAACTATCGAGGAACACCTCGCCGAGATCGGCGAGATCGCCCACGAGAACGACGCCATGTTCACCGTGGCGAGCGACCCAGTCGCCATGTCCATCCTGGAGGCGCCGGGCGATCTCGGCGCTGACGTGGTCGTGGGTGATGCCGTGCTGGGGATGCCAAACGCCTACGGCATGGGCCTGGGCATCTTTGCCACCCGGGACGACTACCTGCGACACGTTCCCGGTCGCCTGATCGGGATCGGCGAGGACCAGGACGGCAAGCGGGCGTTCACGCTCACCCTCCAGACCCGCGAACAGCACATTCGCCGCGAGCGGGCAACGAGTAACATCTGTACGAACCAGGCCTGGGTCGCGCTCCGAACTGCCATCCACGCGGCCTCCCTCGGGCCCGACGGGCTCGTGGACCTGGCCGAACAGATGGTCGAGTTGCCCCGCGACCTGGCCGCCCAGCTCGATGCCCTGCCGGGAATCGAGGCCCCGATTCACGACCGCCATCACTTCCGCGAGTTCGTCGCCCGAACCGAGGCTCCCGCCTCGGAGATCGTTGCGGCCCTCGAGGACGAAGGCTTCGCGGTGCAGGCAGTCGACGATCACGAACTCCAGTTTACCGTGACCGAAACCAACGAACACGCAGTCGATGATCTAATCGCCGCCGTCGAGGAGGTGGTCGCCTGA